The nucleotide window GGCCATGCACACTGGCAGGCGGTCCAGTCCACGAGCGCGCAGCTGCGCGAGCTGCCGCCGGGCCACGGGGCTCAGCTCCGCTCCGGCGCCCCCGTACACGCGGCGGACGACGGCCTGGATCCGCTCCTCCACCTCCATCCCCTCGGTCCACAGCCCGGTCAGCGGCGGCGCGGGCTCGCCCGGGGCCGGCAGGTGCTCCCCCAGCAGGCGGGCCAGCTCGAGGGCGCCCTCGCCGCCGCCGCCCCACACGTCCGCGACGGCCACGGGCACGCCGTTCTCCACGCCCCACGCGCGCAGCACGTCGAGCTCGGCGTCGTCGTCCTGCGTGAACCGGTTCACGGCGACGACGACGGGCACCCCGTACGCGCGCATGTTCCCGACGTGCCGCTCGAGGTTCGCCAGGCCGGCCCGCAGGGCGCCCACGTGCTCGGCGCGCACGTCGGCGAGGCCCCGGCCCGAGCGCTCGGCCGCCTCGGCGATGCCCGCCTTCACGTCCGGCAGCGCGATCCCGGCCTGCAGCTTGAGCGCGCGCACCGTGGCGACGACGACGGCGGCCGCGGGCGGGAACCCGCCGGCCACGGCCGTGATGTCCATGAACTTCTGTCCGCCGAGGTCCGCGCCGAACCCGGCCTCCGTGACCACGAGGTCTCCGAGCCGGCGGGCCGTGCGCGTGGCGATCACGGAGTTCGCCCCGTGGGCGATGTTCGCGAAGGGGCCGCCGTGCACGAGCGCGGGCGTGCCGCCGAGCGTCTGCACGAGGTTCGGCTCGATCGCGTCCTTGAGCAGCACGGCCATGGCCCCCTGGGCACCGTTCGGGCCGATCTGGGAGGCGGTGACGGCCTCGCCGTCGTACGTGTAGCCCACCGTGATGCGGCCGAGGCGGGCCTTGAGGTCGGCCAGGTCCGCGGCGAGGCAGAAGACGGCCATGGTCTCGGTCGCCACGGTGATCTCGAAGCCGCCTTCACGCGGCACGCCCTGCGTGCGGCCGCCCAGGCCCGTGACGACGTCGCGCAGCGTGCGGTCGTTCATGTCCAGGGCACGCTTCAGGGCGATGGTCCGCGGATCGATGCCCAGCGCGTTGCCCTGCTGCACGTGGTTGTCCACGAGGGCGCAGAGCAGGTTGTGCGCGGAGGTGATGGCGTGGAAGTCGCCGGTGAAGTGCAGGTTGATGTCCTCCATGGGCACCACCTGCGCGCGGCCGCCGCCCGTGGCGCCGCCCTTGATGCCGAACACCGGCCCGAGGGAGGGCTCGCGGAGCGCGACGACGGTGCGGGCTCCGGCGACGGCGCCCGGCGCGTCCGGCTGCTGCGCCAGGAGGTTGAGGCCGTCGGCCAGGCCCACGGTGACGGTGGTCTTGCCCTCGCCGGCCGGCGTCGGGCTGATGCCGGTGACGAGCACGACGCGGCCGCGCTCGGGGGCGGTCAGCGCGTGGACGTCCACCTTGGCCATGTGCCGGCCGTAGGGGATGAGCAGGTCCTCGGCGATCCCGGCCTCGGCCGCGATCTCGGCGATCGGACGGATCGGATGGGCGGCGGCGATCTCGGCGTCGTTCATGGGGCCGATCCTGCCACCTGGCCCTTGCGGGCCGCCGCCCCTCAGCCCTCCGCGCCCTCCTGAGCCTCCGGCTGCTCCGCCCACCAGCGGCGCAGCTCGGACTCGGCCACATCCGCCTCGTGCGGGCCCTCGTCGAGGCGCCACTCGAGCAGGTGCCGGTAGGCCCGCCCGACCACGGGGCCGGGGCGGAGGCCGAGCAGCGCCATGATCTGCTCGCCGTCCAGGTCCGGACGGACGGCCGCCATCTCCTCCGCCTCGGAGATCTCGGCGATGCGCCGCTCGAGGTCGTCGTACGCGTGGGCCAGGCGCTCGGCCTTGAGGCGGTTGCGCGTGGTCACGTCCGAGCGGGTCAGCGCGTGGAGACGCGGCAGGAGGTCCCCGGCGTCGTGCACGTAGCGGCGCACGGCGGAGTCGGTCCACCCGGCGTCCCCGTACCCGTAGAAGCGCATGTGCAGCTCCACGAGGCGGGCCACGGCCCTGATGGTGTCGTTGTCGAACTTCAGGGCGCGCAGCCGCTTGCGCACCAGCTTGGCGCCCACGTTCTCGTGGTGCCGGAACGTCACGGCGCCGCCCTTCTCGAAGCGGCGCGTGGCGGGCTTGCCGACGTCGTGCAGCAGCGCAGCGAGGCGCAGGACGACGTCGGGCCGCTCCGGGGAGTACTCCGCCTCCAGCTGGGCGGCCTGCTCGAGCACCGTGAGGGAGTGGTCGTAGACGTCCTTGTGGCGGTGGTGCTCGTCCGTCTCCAGCTTCAGCGCGGGCAGCTCGGGCAGCACGTGCTCGGCCAGGCCGGTGCGGACCAGCAGGTCCAGCCCGCGCCGCGGGTGGGCGCCGCACACGAGCTTCACGAGCTCCTCCCGCACGCGCTCGGCGGAGATGATCGCGATGCGCTCGGCCATGGCCGTCATCGCGGCCTCCACCTCGGGCGCCACCTCGAAGCCGAGCTGGGAGGCGAAGCGGGCGGCGCGCAGCATGCGCAGCGGGTCGTCCGAGAAGGAGTCCTCGGGGGTGCCGGGGGTGCGCAGCGCGCCCGCGGCGAGGTCCCGCACGCCGCCGTGCGGGTCCACGAGAGCCATCTCGGGCAGGCGCAGGGCCATCGCGTTCACGGTGAAGTCGCGGCGGAAGAGGTCGTCCTCGAGGCTGTCCCCGAAGGCCACCTGCGGCTTGCGGCTCTCCGGGTCGTACTGCTCGGCGCGGTAGGTGGTCACCTCCAGCTGCCAGCCGCCCTTGCGGAAGCCGATCGTCCCGAACCGCCGGCCCACGTCCCACGTGGCGTCCGCCCAGCCGGCGCCCACGGCCTCGGCGGCGTCCGGGTCCGCGTCCGTGGTGAAGTCCAGGTCCCCCGAGTCCCGCCCCAGGAAGAGGTCGCGCACCGGGCCGCCCACGAGGGACAGCTCGTGCCCGGCGCCGGCGAACCTCTCCCCCAGCTCCACGACGACGGCGGGCAGGGAGGCGTCCGCGGGGAAGCCGGGGGGCAGTGCGAGGGAGTCGTGGCTCAGTTCCATGATGCCTACAAGGGTGCCAGACCCTCTCCGCCCCGGCTCCGCGCCCGCCGCGTTAGAGTTGTGGGCATGACCAGCCCCGATCCTTCTGCGCACCGGGGCGCCCCCCTGCCCTCCGCACTGGGGCTGCGACGACGTCGTCCCGAGCCCGTCCGAGCGGAGGTTCCCCCCGTCGTCGCGCCGCGGGCCCCCGGGGCGGCCGGACTGCCCACCGTCGAGGAGGTCTCCGCCGGCGGCATCGTGATCCGCGAGCACGAGGACGGCCTCGAGGTGGCCATCATCGCCCGGTACAACCGCGGCGGACGCCTCGAGTGGTGCCTGCCCAAGGGCCACCCCGAGGGCGCCGAGGACCACCGCCAGGCGGCCGTGCGCGAAGTCGAGGAGGAGACCGGGATCGCCGGGCACATCCTCGAGCCGCTGGGCTCCATCGACTACTGGTTCACCGTGTCCCGCCACCGCGTGCACAAGACCGTGCACCACTTCCTGCTGCGCGCGACCGGCGGCGAGCTGACCATCGAGAACGACCCGGACCACGAGGCCGTGGACGTGGCGTGGGTGCGCCTCGAGGACGTCGCGCGGCGCCTCTCCTTCGCCAACGAGCGCCGGATCGTGGACCTGGCGCGGCGGATCGTGGACCAGCACTTCCCCGCGGGCGGCGCCCGCGACCACCGCCCCTGAACCCCGGCCCCGAGCGCGGGGCCGCCTGAGAACGACGGGTGACCCCCATGAGCAGCAGACCTGCCCCGCGCCGCGCGCTGGAGACCGCCCCGGCCGCCACCCCCACCCAGGACGAGGTGACCGCCGAGGGGGCCGCGCAGACCGCCTCCCCCGGGGCGACGCCCTCGGCGGCCACCGAGGCCACGGCGCCCGCCGACGTCGTGCCGGAGGGCGAGCAGCGCGCCGCCCGCTCCACCGCGATCATGGCCGCGGGAACGCTCGTCTCCCGCGTGCTGGGCTTCGTGCGCACCATCCTGCTGGCGGTCGCGATCGGCTCGACCGCGCTCGTGGCGGACGTCTTCGAGTCCGCGAACACGATCCCCAACGTGATCTACATGCTGCTCGCGGGCGGCATCTTCAACGTGGTGCTCGTGCCCCAGCTGATCAAGCACGCGAAGGACGCCGACCGCGGCGCGGACTACACCTCGCGCCTCATGACCCTGGCGACCCTCGTGATGGCGGCGTTCACGGTGCTGCTGACGCTGGCCGCCGCGCCCCTCATGAGCACCCTCACCGCGGGCTGGTCCGAGCCGATGCTCGCGCTCGGCACGGTCCTGGCCGTCTGGACCCTGCCCCAGGTGTTCTTCTACGGGATGTACGCGATCGTGGGCCAGGTGCTCAACGCCCACGGGCGGTTCGGCGCGTACATGTGGGCGCCCGTGGTGAACAACGTGGTCGCGATCGCCACGATCGTCCTCTACCTCGTGATGTTCGGCCGCTACTCGGGCGGGGACCAGCTCGCGGAGTGGACCACCACGCAGACCATGGTGCTCGCCGGCGGCCACACCCTGGGCATCGTGGCGCAGGCGCTCATCCTGTTCCTGCCCCTGCGGAGGCTCGGCCTGGGCCTGCGCCCCACGTTCGGCTGGAGGGGCATGGGCCTGCGCTCCACGGGCAGGCTCGCGGGCTGGACCCTGCTGACCATGCTGGTCGGCAACGTGGTCAACCTGCTGTGCACCCGCATCGTCACCGGCGCGACGGCGGCCCGCGCGGACGCCTCCGCCCGCATCCCCGGCACGGAGGGCTGGTCCGACGCCTTCGCGCAGGCCGCGGTGCCCGGGCTCCAGGCGTACAACGTGGGCATGCTGATCGCGATCCTGCCGCACTCGGTGTTCGTGATCTCCCTGGCCACCGTGCTCTTCAACCGCCTCACCCGCGCCGTGGGCAGGGGCGACGACGGGGCCGTCCGCGACTCCCTGCGCTCCGGCCTGCGGGCGTTCACGGTGCCGCTGCTCTTCGCCGTGGGCCTCTACGTGGTGCTCGCTGGGCCCCTGGGCCGCATCTTCGGCTCCTCCGCGGACACCGCGCTGGCCTCCGGCGTGGCGATCGGCCAGATCCTCCTCATCCTGGCCGCGGGCCTGCCGTTCCGCTCCGCGAGCTTCTACCTGCTGCGCAGCTTCTACGCGGCCGAGGACGCCCGGACGCCCATGGTCATCCAGGTGACCTCCGCCCTCGGGATGCTGGTGCTCGCGTACGCCGGCGCCTGGGTGCTCCCGGCCTGGTCGTTCGGCCACTGGGTGGCCGCCGTCGGCACGCTCTCCTACGTCTACCAGTTCGTGGTCGCCCACGCGCTGACGGTGCGGCGCATCGGCGACTACGGCCTGGCCTCCGTGGTGGCCGCGCACGCGCAGACCGGCCTGGCGGCCCTCGTGGCCGCGGTGCCGGGCGCGGCGGTGGTGTGGCTGCTCGGCGGCTACGACGGCGGCTACGCGTGGGAATCCATCCTGACGGCACTGCTCACCTGCGCACTGACAGGCGCCGTGATGGCCCCCGTCTACCTGATGGTGCTGCGCGCCCTGCGCTTCCCCGAGCTCGACGACGCGCTGCGGCCGATCGTCAGCCGCGTGCCGGCCCTGGGCCGCGTGCTCGGCTCCCGTTCCCCCTCCGCCCGCTGACCCCGCCCCCGACCCGCCGTGGCGGGCCCCGCCCCAGTATCATCGGGATTCGTCCCCGTCGTCAGGAGAAGACCCCGTGACCCAGCCCCTCGCCGTCGGTTCCGTCCTGGGCGGCCGCTACCGCATCACCGAGCACCTGGTCACGTCCGCGGACCAGAACCTCGTGTTCCTCGGCGCCGACCAGGTCCTCAACCGACGCGTCACCATCCTGGTGGCCTCAAGGGAGGACGCGGCCCAGGTGGCCACCTCCGCACGGGAGCTGGCCACGGGCGAGCGCCAGGACGACGTCCAGGTCCTGGACCTGGGGCTCAGCGAGGGGCGGACCTACCTGATCGCCGGCGGCGGGCCCGACCCGGACGTCCTGCTGGGCCTGGCCTACCCCCAGGAGGTGTTCGTCGAACCGTTCCAGACCGACACCCTGGGCTCGGAGATCTTCGGCGAGGCGCGCCGGGGCGAGGCGCACCGCTACGAGGACGACGAGGACTACTACTCCGACCTCGACCGGCAGCTGCGCGCCGACGAGGAGCAGTCGCGGCGCCGCCCGGGCATCCTGAACCGCATCTCGGACCGCCTCACCGAGCGGATCCGCCCCGCGGACGGCACCGCGGCCAAGGCCGCCGCGGCGGCCTCCGCCCTCGCCGCCGCCGCCGCCGCCACGCGCGCCCGCGTCGAGGAGGTCAAGGCCCGAGAGGAGCGCGCGGCCTCGGAGCAGGCCGACGCCCAGCAGTCTGAGCTGAGGCCGCGGGACGAGCTCACGCAGGAACCCGATCCCACGGAGTCCGTCGCCGTCGTCCAGGCGGACGGCGCCACCGACGCCCCGACGGCGAACGAGGCCGCCGACGCCCCGACCGAGACCCAGGCCGACGCGTCCGAGACCCTCGAGGATGCCGCGGCCACGCCGTCCACGGAGACTCGCGCACCCGCTCCGACGCACCCCGAGGAGCCGTCGGCTGACACCGCGGCCTCCTGGCGGGCCGACGTCGCCGCGGCCACGGTGGCCGCCACCGGCGCCGAGCCGGCGCCGCGCACCCGTCCCGCGCCCCGCCGCGCGCTGCCCG belongs to Micrococcus sp. 2A and includes:
- a CDS encoding formate--tetrahydrofolate ligase, with product MNDAEIAAAHPIRPIAEIAAEAGIAEDLLIPYGRHMAKVDVHALTAPERGRVVLVTGISPTPAGEGKTTVTVGLADGLNLLAQQPDAPGAVAGARTVVALREPSLGPVFGIKGGATGGGRAQVVPMEDINLHFTGDFHAITSAHNLLCALVDNHVQQGNALGIDPRTIALKRALDMNDRTLRDVVTGLGGRTQGVPREGGFEITVATETMAVFCLAADLADLKARLGRITVGYTYDGEAVTASQIGPNGAQGAMAVLLKDAIEPNLVQTLGGTPALVHGGPFANIAHGANSVIATRTARRLGDLVVTEAGFGADLGGQKFMDITAVAGGFPPAAAVVVATVRALKLQAGIALPDVKAGIAEAAERSGRGLADVRAEHVGALRAGLANLERHVGNMRAYGVPVVVAVNRFTQDDDAELDVLRAWGVENGVPVAVADVWGGGGEGALELARLLGEHLPAPGEPAPPLTGLWTEGMEVEERIQAVVRRVYGGAGAELSPVARRQLAQLRARGLDRLPVCMAKTQYSFSDDPTLLNAPEGFTVSVRELSAKTGAGFVVALTGAVMTMPGLPASPAADRMDVADDGTVTGLF
- a CDS encoding CCA tRNA nucleotidyltransferase, producing the protein MELSHDSLALPPGFPADASLPAVVVELGERFAGAGHELSLVGGPVRDLFLGRDSGDLDFTTDADPDAAEAVGAGWADATWDVGRRFGTIGFRKGGWQLEVTTYRAEQYDPESRKPQVAFGDSLEDDLFRRDFTVNAMALRLPEMALVDPHGGVRDLAAGALRTPGTPEDSFSDDPLRMLRAARFASQLGFEVAPEVEAAMTAMAERIAIISAERVREELVKLVCGAHPRRGLDLLVRTGLAEHVLPELPALKLETDEHHRHKDVYDHSLTVLEQAAQLEAEYSPERPDVVLRLAALLHDVGKPATRRFEKGGAVTFRHHENVGAKLVRKRLRALKFDNDTIRAVARLVELHMRFYGYGDAGWTDSAVRRYVHDAGDLLPRLHALTRSDVTTRNRLKAERLAHAYDDLERRIAEISEAEEMAAVRPDLDGEQIMALLGLRPGPVVGRAYRHLLEWRLDEGPHEADVAESELRRWWAEQPEAQEGAEG
- a CDS encoding NUDIX hydrolase; this translates as MTSPDPSAHRGAPLPSALGLRRRRPEPVRAEVPPVVAPRAPGAAGLPTVEEVSAGGIVIREHEDGLEVAIIARYNRGGRLEWCLPKGHPEGAEDHRQAAVREVEEETGIAGHILEPLGSIDYWFTVSRHRVHKTVHHFLLRATGGELTIENDPDHEAVDVAWVRLEDVARRLSFANERRIVDLARRIVDQHFPAGGARDHRP
- a CDS encoding lipid II flippase MurJ — translated: MSSRPAPRRALETAPAATPTQDEVTAEGAAQTASPGATPSAATEATAPADVVPEGEQRAARSTAIMAAGTLVSRVLGFVRTILLAVAIGSTALVADVFESANTIPNVIYMLLAGGIFNVVLVPQLIKHAKDADRGADYTSRLMTLATLVMAAFTVLLTLAAAPLMSTLTAGWSEPMLALGTVLAVWTLPQVFFYGMYAIVGQVLNAHGRFGAYMWAPVVNNVVAIATIVLYLVMFGRYSGGDQLAEWTTTQTMVLAGGHTLGIVAQALILFLPLRRLGLGLRPTFGWRGMGLRSTGRLAGWTLLTMLVGNVVNLLCTRIVTGATAARADASARIPGTEGWSDAFAQAAVPGLQAYNVGMLIAILPHSVFVISLATVLFNRLTRAVGRGDDGAVRDSLRSGLRAFTVPLLFAVGLYVVLAGPLGRIFGSSADTALASGVAIGQILLILAAGLPFRSASFYLLRSFYAAEDARTPMVIQVTSALGMLVLAYAGAWVLPAWSFGHWVAAVGTLSYVYQFVVAHALTVRRIGDYGLASVVAAHAQTGLAALVAAVPGAAVVWLLGGYDGGYAWESILTALLTCALTGAVMAPVYLMVLRALRFPELDDALRPIVSRVPALGRVLGSRSPSAR